From Danio rerio strain Tuebingen ecotype United States chromosome 2, GRCz12tu, whole genome shotgun sequence:
ACCTTACTACTGTGGAGTTGGAGCAGATAAAGCCTATGGCAGAGACATCGTGGAGGCGCATTACAGAGCCTGCCTATATGCCGGTGTGATGATTTGTGGAACCAATGCTGAAGTTATGCCAGCTCAGGTAACCTCTGCCCCAGTCTGCTCTGGAACAAACACCGCAGTCAGCCATTAAGCCATCTAAGATTTGGAATGTGACCTAAATTCTTGAGTTAATTCTTGTCTTACTCTGCAGTGGGAGTTCCAGGTTGGCCCGTGTGAAGGCATTGACATGGGAGATCACTTGTGGGTAGCTCGTTTTATTTTGCACAGAGTTTGTGAAGACTTCGGTGTGGTAGCTTCATTTGATCCTAAGCCGATCCCAGGCAACTGGAATGGTGCTGGTTGCCACACTAACTTCAGCACTAAGGAAATGCGGGAAGATGGTGGACTGAAGTAAGTACTAACATTGTTTTGGtgatttgatttatattttatttaattcttttccccttaaacacttaaaattatattggaagtatttaaaaatgtaatggttAATGCAATTGTTAGAGGCTTAAGGgcgtcacacaccggatgcgTCGCTCagtgccgcgacacggcgcgcaacATGAGAGTTTAAAGTATCatacaccagacgcgcacatttgcaCGCTATTTAAaatcagatggcactctgtggcgcggcaaaatatgaacagtgtcctgagttgtGGCTGGGCACCACAGACAGCTGTCAACTTGCAATGCCGGTGtctgtaccctgatagaaacccatgtttagaattctgaaatgcacatcgccaagcggcgcttctggtgtgcaacctgctttAGGAATTGATGAAATTGATTGCTTATACATTTGGTCTCTTTCTACCTAGATGTATTGAGGAGTGTATTGAAAAGCTTGGAAAGAGGCACAACTATCACATCCGCACCTATGATCCAAAAGGAGGCCTGGACAATGCTCGTCGACTCACTGGCCACCATGAAACCTCCAACATTCATGAGTTCTCTGCTGGTGTGGCAAACCGTGGTGCTAGTATCCGCATCCCACGAGCAGTGGGACAAGAGAAGAAGGGCTACTTTGAGGATCGCCGCCCGTCTGCCAACTGCGACCCCTATGCTGTCACTGAGGCCCTGATTCGCACATGTTTGTTAGATGAAGAGGGTGATGAAACTGTGGACTACTAGATCTCCCATTTACTGGACTGAATTTCCCTCCCCTTCTCgccattctatttttttttttttt
This genomic window contains:
- the glula gene encoding glutamate-ammonia ligase (glutamine synthase) a gives rise to the protein MATSASSQLSKVVKQQYMELPQGDQVQAMYIWIDGTGEGLRCKTRTLDSEPKSIEDLPEWNFDGSSTYQAEGSNSDMYLIPAAMFRDPFRKDPNKLVLCEVVKYNRKTAETNHRHTCKKIMEMVGHQSPWFGMEQEYTILGTDGHPFGWPSNGFPGPQGPYYCGVGADKAYGRDIVEAHYRACLYAGVMICGTNAEVMPAQWEFQVGPCEGIDMGDHLWVARFILHRVCEDFGVVASFDPKPIPGNWNGAGCHTNFSTKEMREDGGLKCIEECIEKLGKRHNYHIRTYDPKGGLDNARRLTGHHETSNIHEFSAGVANRGASIRIPRAVGQEKKGYFEDRRPSANCDPYAVTEALIRTCLLDEEGDETVDY